tgttgtgcaattttcgagtctcggttgaagaaacagaccccaaaattggaaagtacgcgaaaaattgagcgGGACATGTccatttcagatttttttttttttttttgatttttgatttttgatttttgattttttttttcgggtGGTCCGGATCCGGGTCGGGTCGAACCGGGCCGAACCGGGTCGGGAGGATGACGTCATTGGATTGACCTGGCACGTGTGGTGCGTGTGGAGCGTGTGACGCGTGGGGCGCGTGTGAGAAGATGATCCGGCGCGTGTGTCGCGTGGAGACGACGATCCGGCGCGTGTATGCGCGTGGAAGATGATGGTGGTGCATGGGAGCGCATGTGACTTCGTCGGAGCTTCTGGCGGCGCGTGGAGGTGCGTGTGGTGGCCTCTgaacctaaaatttttaggttttgtagatcTAAGGCCGTTGAAGAGCCCTGTGTGgtcagttttgtgaaattgtgcgcagatttgcacagttttgaGTGAGAAACCCGTGGGTCACTGAGAATttgtggcggcgcgtggtgGCACGTGGCCGGGTATCTGGGCCTGTAATTTTCAGGTTTGGCGGATCGAAGGCTGTAGAAGACTCCTGTGGTGTCAGATTTGTGAAATAAGGTCTGGATTTTCACAAACTTGGACgagaaagtcgtgggtctttgttggacttatggcttcttcttttttctttttttttgggtctaattTTGTGGCGGCCGCCTTGACAAGATGCAGAAATTCtggtggccgccctgacaggatgaagacattatggtggctgccctgacaggatgaagacattatggtggcCGCTGAATGTTGATTCTTTGGGTCATCTTTGTCAGAGAACTTTGAAAATGTGGAAGAGAAGCAAGCATTGTtggacttctctttttttgtttaaagtccTCTGAAGATTGCATGCATTGTTGGACTTctctttatttgtttgaaatccTCCGAAGATTTTTGCGGCCTCTTGTCAGaggattttgaaatttggaagagaagctTTGATTGTTGGACTTTGttacctctcttttttttttttttgtctgttatCTCAGAGGATTTCTATATAAAGGCATACGGGGTATGCATGATTTATTCAAAGCATAATCTTCTGAAAAAgtgtagagattttttttttcttttttctttttttcactttttgattgattgatttatttatttatatttttttgataggctAGAGATTGGAACTGaagctctctctctttgttgattttttttttttttagacgtgccatgagattttcttctgacaAGTTCTTTGtggttgcttgtttttgttatgCAGCAATATCAATAATCTTTGCAAAGTAGCCACATCACGAGTCTTGGCCATTGAAATCACACCAGCATTTGTCCTTGTACTGAAGCTGCACTGACGCTCTTTTTTTTTGCCATAAAGCTGCCTCGACACTTTATTTGCATGGCCATGCCAATATTTATTGTTGCCATGAAACCACGTCAACACTTCATCTGCACAGAAGCCATgacaacattcatctttgccatgaagctacgtcaacacttcatctGCACAGAAGCCATGACAACATTCATcattgccatgaagctacgttaACACTTCCTTTGCACCAAAGCCATGCCGATATTTATCGTTGCCATGAAACCACGTCAACAGTTCATTTGCATCAATGCCATGCGGACATCTATCTATACCATGAAGcaacgtcaacacttcatttgcatcgaagctGTGTCGACATTCATTTTTACCATGAAGTTACATCAACACTTTATTcgcatcgaagctgggccaatATTCATATTTGCCATGAaactacgtcaacacttcatctgcacagaagccatgacaacattcatctttgccatgaagctacgtcagcACTTCATCTACACAGAAGCCATgacaacattcatctttgccatgaagctacgtcaacactttcTTTGCACCAAAGCCATGCCGATATTTATCGTTGCCATGAAACCACGTCAACATTCCACATTGGCACTTGCATTCGCATTCGCATTGAAGTTGCActaatattggcctttataataaaacttgaagtttcaagaagctcccattaagactttgaggatgcaaagagattcCAACAAGAcgttgaagtttcaagaagaatgccgccacgattttgacattgcacgaacatgcccttagaggagagatgatgcaacaCCAACTTAagatgttggaggaaggtgacaTTGTCTAGATTTCAGAGACATAATATGAAACAACACCACTTagaagggagatgatgtggttcaaatttcagaaCTATTAAGTGGCACAACCTAGAAGAGAGATGGTGTAACTTAGACTTGCAAGGTACAAGAAGATGCCCCCCAGaagataagtgatgcaaagcaTACTTCATACACGTTGGAGAATGTCCATAGAAGATGGGGAATgccattttttttcatgtgactgaacttagtgaaaagtactaagctgcctacgtaccccggagagggatcaagtcatcacgtagttcaaccaaattttttttgatgatttttttttatggttttgatgattttttttttcatggttttgatgatcttttttttttttcttttgttttgttttttttttgttttttttttcatgattttttgttgttgtttctttttacaaaaagggagggctcacgtgtgtaatcatcgccctacaccccacggcatttcatgggtaccaattgtgcaaCAGTGGGTATCACCactaatcgaacccgagaccttggcctcaagggtgacatgggcatccaaccactacgccacactcacaaatggtgacatagagtgggattaatttctccttagtCGTGCAttttcaaaggtaatgggaaaacatcatgtacccttgcagtgctgcagtgggtagtttaagctcttaccgaggagcagTTCTCGATTTTCAAGCAGAGAAGTGTTTGAGGAACTttccattgatggggccgatccttacgcCATCATTGTCAATCAATTTGTAAGCCTTATTGGTGTTTGCCCCCTGCTTGAGAGTTGGCAGTACATCACAAGCAACGGTCACATAGTTTGACCCAACAATTTCATCAAGGTctagatcaatcttgttttctttggctagcttcatgatttgttctttgaagacgaagcatttttgaattgggtggccaatgatgcgatgatatttgcagtagttagggttatcaactttccctatgtcttctggtcgcttgcattctggcaattcaattaGCTTCaattgcaatagttgttctaagatgtttggcacatcttcatCGGGGAACGGATACGCTTTTTGCTCACGTTCCTTAAAGGTCAGACGACGCACTTCGTTCTTTTGCCAtccttcaagttgtttttcatttgccttTGCTTCTCTCCTTGGAACCTTAATTATGGCAGTCTTAACAGTTATTGGGTCTTCGCCTTTTGCATTCCtgtcattcatctttacttactttctgctttcctcaggtacgggaggtttcatattttcatggcaagagatactcaattccatgtcatgcgcacaagttgccaattcttcgaatgttcggggctTTATCCCTTgcaggatgtacagaagtccccagtgcatgccttggatgcacatttctacagcagatatttcagaaagtctatccttacagtctagactcaaagaacgccaccgattgatgtagtcaacaacgggttcgtctttccactgcttagtattggtaagctccatcatgcttaccatgcggcgcgtgctgtaaaaccggttaaggaactccctttccaactgATCCCAACTATCTATTGACTTAGGTTCCAaatctgtataccaatcaaaggcattccctttcaAAGAACGAACAAACtactttacaaagaggcctccttgagtccctgcgttctcacaggtttctacaaagtgtgcaacgtgttgcttagggtttcccttgccatcgaattgcaagaacttggggggttgatacccatttggcattctcatattgttaatgcgcttcgtataaggttttgaatatatgagagaatgtgtagaagaacctccgtattgtgctcgtatggtgttcgttatcatgtcctgcagttgttggacagatatcgaggccattgaggtggaatgtCCTTGTTGAGAAGTGCCTTCACCTCCTTTTCCCTTATCACCCCTAGCGTTTTCTCCCTTCAAGGTAAAGCCAAGAGGGTGCTCAAGGTCTGGATTTGATTCACCCGAATCTTGGACTTCTAGTTTGTTCATCAGGGTTGCGATTTGGacatccttatcttcaagtgctttcgtgagaagggtgaccctttgttccatttcagccatcttttcttccacagtagaggtgttggtcatcattactggcatgacctctagatatgatggagaaaacGATGAGACAGGATGAGTCAAAGGCATTTTGTTCCTTAGGCTTCTCATCACGGGTGAAGAGTTGATAAAAAAGGTTTTTGTTGGAgatgattcatcattgatctcaaaatcctttgagacagatgaatccttagcggtagctttcctttttgcaagaaaatctagagagatgatattatgaagcttgctttctttggttgattgggGTTGCGGTTGATCAAGAGCTTTGGATCGACTACGAGTGATTGGGCCGACATAATCATCCGCAGCGGAAGCATCCATCACCGATTTTTGAGCATTCTTGTTAGAAGCCATCGAAGCTAACAGCAAatcgaatttcttttcttttgaaggagaaagagatgagaggcagagaggtcccaccgggcgtgccagaatttgtagacgactaaatttcttagttcgaaataaatcaaacaagtaaaatagtttcacaagtgcaaatttgtattgataaatatgTGGTGCAaatctctgtaattacaaaagagtgatcctctgattcgatctccttgaaagatttattgattggaattgtggtaatgtgattttgatttgaacataagatattcttcaatttagctgagggatggatcgaagatctttgaaatggaattacaatgaatctttagctatgagcttgttagaaattctttgttcttcgtgttcttcatgttcttcgtatgttcttcgtgttcttcgtatgttcttcatgtttgaaggtttgtggtggaaattcttcggtgctttagaggcttgattccgtagagcttcgttgatttatggtttgttgaggtttctggaggcttttgagcttgattccagtgaactttgagatctggacgagtagtttggatgattttgcttcgaatgttgtctgtattcgaggttgaagttcttgagaTTCTTaaaggctttggggtttgatcctggcagagtttctgggtttctgaactcaagatatcttcttccttctctccctGTTCTCTCTGTCCTCTGTCTGTCCtgggaaggcttctatttataggagtttaggggtgggtgagcgacacgtggcggagtctgattggtgacacttgtcacagcctgattggtccgcttatgtcatcgcttacatgtgctggattgcttgtgtcatcgcttacacgtgctggattgcttgtgtcatcgcttacacgtgcagggctgcttgtgtcatcgctgaCGCATGCTgatgcagggctgcttgtgtcattgctgaCGCATgatgatgcagtttcatgcctttatttcaatgacacttggcaaatttctattagtttctgaatagtgatggcaaaacctagcagcaatacgtggcgctttgtaattggttgcattttgtggacttggtagtatgatgtgtcaacttgtgataggtcgggaattttccctctctacagtCGTCATCAACCATCAAACTCAAGCATTGAATGAAGATCTCATTTCAGCCAATAGGGTTTTGGGATTGATTTTAGATCCGtggttttggtgttttgatttgggtttttggggtttcAAGGGTGTTTTCTAGAAATTTGGCCACCTCATAATCTTggttttatgtaaaaatatttggTTGGGTTTGTCCCATGGATTGGACTCGAAACAAAAACATTATGATGCTCGCACAAGGCTTGGGACAAGTGCGTCTATGCACTAGAATTGTTGGGATATGGACTTGTAACAAGTGTTTGACACATATCTATAACCTAATGGATCCATTGCATAGGAGCACTAGACCCAAACTAGTTCCATGGAGTTGGTATCTTATGAATTGGTAGTATGGAGCACACCTCTCACATTCGTGAGGCCCACAGTCATGTGAGAGTTGCACTCCATACATCATATGCATATGATAATTTTCTAGTTTGATGATGCTCTACAAATTAAATTCATGTAGAATCTACTATTCATTTAAGAGCAAGGAGTACCACATACTGGACTCCaacaaaattgaataaattttcatGACACTCTttgtttcctttattttttttttttattttttttttttaggggaggGGGTAGATAACAATTGCTGTCCGAATTGGACCACATTTAATTTCCATAGTACTAGGATTAATGTGGTGGTCCATGTGGAAAtagataagaaagaaaaaaagaatggataTAATGTTAGGGAATCATTTAGTAGGTGGAAAGATAAGGTTTTCAACTACCATTAATAAATGCAAATTGCTTGGTTCATTAAGACACTTGCACAAAGAGTGGGatctttcttttgattttggttttgcgcgccttagagagagagaggttgaaCTATGGTTTAAATATAAGTATAGTTTAGGCTTGAGGTGGTTACACAAATCTTGGAATTTTCATAATAGAGTTTCAGTTGACCGAGTGTCTAACGGGACTCTATTGACAGTGTATGTCTAAGCTTGCATGATCGAAGCTTGATCTCACTCAACcaagttcttcatttttgcAAGGTAAACAAGCTTTTAACTTTCAAcccttatctatatatataataataggtgaaactgAGAGAAAGTTAAACCTACATAGAAATTGAGCATGGCTACAGAAGAAGCTACACTACTTAAAACCATGGGAGATAAGTACAGGTCTTTCTTGTATGATGAAGCAGACGATATTGAATGGAGACATGGTGGGCCTCCAACATATGATGACGTTAACAAGCTCTTCGAAGATGGCAGGACTAAGGtggaaattaattaaatcaagatttttttttcttcttctctctagtTAATAGCTTATCTTGTTGCTTGTATTGCAGGAATGGCCTAAAGGGTCACTAGAAGAAATAGTGCAAAATGCTGTGAAGTCCTGGGAGATGGAGCTCTCACACAAGACTCGCTTGAAGGACTTCAAGACAATCAACCCTGAGAAATTCAAGCTCTTTGTTAATGgtaataaagataaatttcaaGTCATATTTAAAGCCCCCACTTACTTTTctaatattaattacttttatctaattcataaataaatataaccaaaaagaaaattgatctGTAAATTAATTTCCATAAATCATGATCTACTATGTACATGTGACctgaaaaaaaatctagaaacacaacttttatcataattttgatGTGATTAATTGTgagcaataaaaaaataataataaatccatataatattacataaattcatgtgaaaataataaataatctaTCACAATCTGTTAGGTTAAAGTCGTGGCATAAAAGTTGTGGTAGAGAAGAACCATTTGACCGTGATGTTCAAGGCTGcgacaaaaaattaaagacagCTAGCATGACTTATTAATTACGCCGCCATATCTTTCATGATgagctaataataataataataataggtggtGAATTTTGGTGACACAGGAAGAGAGGGGTTATCAGGAGAAGAAACTCTAAGACTTGGGAGCTACAATGCGTTGTTGAAGAATTCACTGCCAAAGGAGTTTCAGTACTACAAAGCAGAGGAAGAGAGCTTTGAATCATCTCATGATGTATTTCGATCGGCTTTGCCTCGTGGGTTTGCATGGGAAGTACTTAGCGTTTATACTGGACCTCCTGAAATAGTTTTCAAGTTTAGGCACTGGGGTTTCTTCGAGGGACCCTTCAAAGGACATGCTCCTACTGGAGAGGTCGTTCAATTTTATGGATTGGCTACTCTCAAGGTATATATTTCATATACTGgcccaagaaaataaataaatcaggCTTTCATCtaagattttttattgtttctccaaaaaaaaaaaatctaagattttttattcaactggTAATAATAAGAGTTCatacttattattatatatattgattagtgTTATAAGcaatatattttcataataattgattcaaaacaaaacttaagtggtaagttgttatagAGTTTTATTTGAACTCACCAtttatatcactttttcatctactgtttaatttattattaacaaTTTAACACTTTAACTTTGTTGTGaaattcttcttaaaaaaaatacctttGTTATGAAATTGTCATATCCGTAgcgttatttaattatattatattatacgATATTGCTTAATAGAATACATATTTTTGCAAGGTTTTCTAGTGCTATAGGGGAAAAAGAATATTAAAGACAAGGAATCGGTGGTAATCTACTGGTGTAAAATTAGTATGCAGTTGAAAAGTTCAACCTTATAATTGTATTGATCCcactatttagtatttactcACCCACCAAATTGTTGCGGATAAAGTTCCTCAGCGTCATTCaaaaactatataataaaaaaaatcttataaaaaaataaaaataaaaacacttatGATTGTTTCGTTAAACTATAGTATGAATCATCCATTTCTTGGACTTTTCAAAAACCCATCAcatcaataattataaatttttcttataaaaaaatataattataaaaattgtggTAGAAAATTGTGTCCCCTTTTTCATTATTCCTTATGGTTGAATTTAAAGGCTCAAATGAATTTAAATATAGTCGCATACTTCAATAGTCAAATTGATtgtatctctttttattttttttaacccacccAAATTCAGATttaattcttgaaattttaaaaaaaaaatgggaagaaatttgggagaaatcaaaatcaaactcaCAACAATTTTTCTTAAAAGGAACCTACAACAGATTTTAACAATCAAaagtataatttaatttttaaataataataataataataataataataagtttagACTACATAGTTTTTCCGTGGTCGGTTAGCCACCatgttttgttttctattttttattttttctgcatGTGCTAACTGCTGGAGTAGCTTGTTAGCTCAAAAATAAGtatcaataacaataaaaaatttctctacCAATTTACCAgcaaataagtaattttttttttaattcaaataattagtaagttctagttagctcaatttataaaatcttttgttaaaaaaaaaaatttgatattttgggGTTTGCATACACCAAATATCAATTTGTATCTTGagctaataataaaaaataattatcataaagCAAATGCCATAAgctaaaatattattgatatgatatattaaaaaaaatgtatttttttgggGAAAAGTATATACTCCtataacttcttttttatagaaattttttttgtaaacccTAAACACTATGCTggacttttttaataaattagttAAATAATAGATGTAACTTTGTCGGCCTTGGAATTTGCAAGGCCTAAACTAATTAAAATCATTTGCTGGTTAATTACTAAATACATCCCTGCATAGGTTGATGAATCTCTAAGGGTAGAAGAGGTGGAGGTGTACTATGACCCAGCAGAGCTATTTGGAGGCCTTCTAAAGGGACAACCTGCAGCCACTGAAAGCTCCACTGCTACCCATAAATGCccattttccaaataaaattaaaattaaaattatatctaCATTTTACCTAAGTAATGTAATGCTCTATCTGGTCATTTCTCCTCTTTCATGCTTTTGTTGTATTAAGCATGCTTGTCTTTTGTATGTACATTTCCAAATAAAATTGTATGTACATTTTACCTAAGTAATTCTCTATCTTGTCAATTCCTTGCcatctttcatgcctttgttgtaCCCTACAAGCttgtaacctttttttttagagagattcaACACATGACGCTCATTCCGAATAATAGCTCTTTTATGATCAGAGCTCTTTCATTTTTAGACCAAAACACCAGTCAGTTTTTAATGTATGCAGAGATTGaatcccagatctcttattcaaccatcaaagattttaccagttgagctaattggaacccgcTTATCTTCTGTAACCTTGTTATGCAAAggtttgcattttatttttaatacattgAGAGTTGGGGGTGACGGGAATGAAAATATCATAAGGTACTGGTCAaactacaagactcttgacaaTCTGGATTTATTTATgacaataaattatatctcaataCTTCAACAATATGTCACATATGTTCTCTATTGTTTGAGGCCTACaatgataaatttaatgagatattgtttatttctaaatataaattaaataataactatGGGGGGCGTTTGAAAAAAGATACCAAAAGGGCCTGCACTgaagtatttgggctttggtaTTAGGCCCACAACAATTTATTTGTAGAGATGGGTGCAACAGACCAACTTATGGGCTCCTAATCTAAGGGCTAAAGTTAACAAGAATAGATGCTGATGAAAAGAGGCGTcgcaatacaaaaataaaagaagtacaAGGTTTATAAATGTCTTCTCGGTCAGCCAAGGGAGCTAGTCACACTCTTGGGCAGTACAAGTTTAAGAATACTTTCTCCTTAAATCTCTCGATCCCCCGTCTCTGGGGTATCCTCCCCTTTTAATAGTGGTTCCCCTTCTCATCATGGCCCTCCACATATAGGGTGGTTGATCTCCTtttgatacttgtctcatccccCTTTGAAGGGTGTTCTGCCAGAGCTATAGGTTGTCCTAGCATTATTCAAATGTCATTCAGTCATTAATGCGGCTGACTTGGTTGGTATAGTATATTTAATGCAGAGGTAATGAGAGCTTCCTTGACAaatttccttctctcttttcccGTTCTAGaactagtatatataatagggtcatgctaacgaatgcccttagggcattagTTAACtattcattttaagaaagttttaataccacttttatggaaaatgaaaaaagctatcaaaatattaattgctttatttcattttcccataaaaactttctttaaatggattattaaccaatacccttagggcattcgttagcattttcctatattatatgataataggtgaaactgaaaaaaaaaaaaaaaaaaaaaaaaaagaagttaaattagaattccaaattaaagtTCTAATTTTGCTCTAtgtgtcataaattatttattcttaaagagttttatttcttaattttagaatcaaatgtgggaccacatcataaatattcatccaagtgagttattaagtacaaaaatcaaggaatctagaataaatgaatcgtaaaaaaaaaaaaggtgcttcacaataatttaaaaaaaatggacaatttacattttatatctaataatatccttataaatttttttaaagagttaacaaaatacaaaaaagactatcaatagtatttaaatgatatatatatatatatatgaattatattatgcatcttattatatatctttaagtgtgtccatgcatatgcatggggttacaagctagtta
The sequence above is drawn from the Castanea sativa cultivar Marrone di Chiusa Pesio chromosome 5, ASM4071231v1 genome and encodes:
- the LOC142633490 gene encoding pathogen-related protein-like isoform X1 — protein: MATEEATLLKTMGDKYRSFLYDEADDIEWRHGGPPTYDDVNKLFEDGRTKEWPKGSLEEIVQNAVKSWEMELSHKTRLKDFKTINPEKFKLFVNGREGLSGEETLRLGSYNALLKNSLPKEFQYYKAEEESFESSHDVFRSALPRGFAWEVLSVYTGPPEIVFKFRHWGFFEGPFKGHAPTGEVVQFYGLATLKVDESLRVEEVEVYYDPAELFGGLLKGQPAATESSTATHKCPFSK
- the LOC142633490 gene encoding pathogen-related protein-like isoform X2 — protein: MGDKYRSFLYDEADDIEWRHGGPPTYDDVNKLFEDGRTKEWPKGSLEEIVQNAVKSWEMELSHKTRLKDFKTINPEKFKLFVNGREGLSGEETLRLGSYNALLKNSLPKEFQYYKAEEESFESSHDVFRSALPRGFAWEVLSVYTGPPEIVFKFRHWGFFEGPFKGHAPTGEVVQFYGLATLKVDESLRVEEVEVYYDPAELFGGLLKGQPAATESSTATHKCPFSK